A DNA window from Pithys albifrons albifrons isolate INPA30051 chromosome 7, PitAlb_v1, whole genome shotgun sequence contains the following coding sequences:
- the LOC139674659 gene encoding olfactory receptor 14C36-like, with amino-acid sequence MHNSLWDTTIISYTGCAAQVFFLIFFLGVELYLLTIMCYDRYVAICKPLHYGTLLGSRACAHMAAAAWASGFLNALLHTANTFSLPLCQGNALGQFFCEVPQILKLSCSHSYLRELGLLVVSIFLGFCCFMFIVFSYVQIFRAVLRIPSEQGRHKAFSMCLPHLAVVSLFLSTSTFAYLKPPSISFPSLDLALSVLYSVCLKGANKKD; translated from the exons atgcacaactccctctgggacaccacaatCATCTCCTACacgggatgtgctgcacaggtcttcttCCTTATATTCTTCCTTGGAGTAGAGCTTtatctcctcaccatcatgtgctacgaccgctacgttgccatctgcaaacccctgcactacgggaccctcctgggcagcagagcttgtgcccacatggcagcagctgcctgggccagtggctttctcaatgctctgctgcacacagccaatacattttccctgcccctgtgccagggcaatgctctgggccagttcttctgtgaagtgccccagatcctcaagctctcctgctcacactcctacctcagggaacttgggcttcTTGTGGTTAGTATCTTTTtaggtttttgttgtttcatgttcatagttttctcctatgtgcagatcttcagggctgtgctgaggatcccctctgagcagggacggcacaaagccttttccatgtgcctccctcacctggccgtggtctccctgtttctcagcactaGCACATTTGCatacctgaagcctccctccatctcattcccatccctggatctggccctttcagttctgtactcagtc TGCCTGAAAGGAGCCAACAAGAAAGATTGA
- the LOC139674661 gene encoding olfactory receptor 14J1-like, with protein LQKQQMPNSSSISQFLLLPLADTRQLQLLHLWLFLGISLAALLGNGLIISAVACDHHLHTPRHFFLLNLSLTDLGCICTTVPKAMHNSLWDTTTISYMGCAVQVFFLILFMGTEYSLLTIMCYDRYVAICKPLHYETLLGSRACAHMAAAAWTTAFLNALLHTVNTFSLPLCQGNALGQFFCEIPQILKLSCSHSNHREIGLLLVSICLVFGYFVFIIFSYVQIFRAVLRIPSEQGRHKAFSTCLPHLAVVSLLISTDVFAHLKSPSMSSPTLDVVVSVLYLVVPPTLNPLIYSLRNQELKDAVSNTYFFFITVKLQGEKKGKLAKQAVSSC; from the exons ctccagaagcagcaaatgcccaacagcagctccatcagccagttcctcctcctgccattggcagacacgcggcagctgcagctcctgcacttgtggctcttcctgggcatctccctggctgccctcctgggcaacggcctcatcatcagcgccgtagcctgcgaccaccacctgcacacccccaggcacttcttcctgctcaacctgtccctcacagacctgggctgcatctgcaccactgtccccaaagccatgcacaactccctctgggacaccacaaccatctcctacatgggatgtgctgtacaggtcttcttccttattttattcATGGGAACAGAGtattccctcctcaccatcatgtgctacgaccgctacgttgccatctgcaaacccctgcactacgagaccctcctgggcagcagagcttgtgcccacatggcagcagctgcctggaccACTgcctttctcaatgctctgctgcacacagtcaatacattttccctgcccctgtgccagggcaatgccctgggccagttcttctgtgaaatccctcagatcctcaagctctcctgctcacactccaaCCACAGGGAAATTGGGCTCCTTCTGGTTAGTATCTGCTTAGtgtttggttattttgttttcataattttctcctatgtgcagatcttcagggctgtgctgaggatcccctctgagcagggacggcacaaagccttttccacgtgtctccctcacctggccgtggtctccctccTTATCAGCACTGATGTGTTTGCCCACCTGAAgtctccctccatgtcctctccAACTCTGGATGTGGTGGTTTCAGTTCTGTACTTGGTGGTGCCTCCcacactgaaccccctcatctacagcctgaggaaccaggagctcaaggatgctgtgag TAATACTTACTTCTTTTTTATAACAGTGAAgttacaaggagaaaaaaaaggaaaatt agcaaagcaggcagtctcttcctgctga
- the LOC139673912 gene encoding olfactory receptor 14J1-like — LHYGTLLGSRACAHMAAAAWASGFLNALLHTANTFSLPLCQGNALGQFFCEIPHILKLSCSHSYLRELGLLVASVFLFMGCFIFIVFSYVQIFRAVLRIPSEQGRHKAFSTCLPHLAVVSLFVSTGMFSYLKPPSMSSPSLDLVVAVLYSVVPP; from the coding sequence ctgcactatgggaccctcctgggcagcagagcttgtgcccacatggcagcagctgcctgggctagtggctttctcaatgctctgctgcacacagccaatacattttccctgcccctgtgccagggcaatgctctgggccagttcttctgtgaaatcccccacatcctcaagctctcctgctcacactcctacctcagggaacttgggcttcTTGTGGCtagtgtttttttatttatgggatgtttcattttcatagttttctcctatgtgcagatcttcagggctgtgctgaggatcccctctgagcagggacggcacaaagccttttccacgtgcctccctcacctggccgtggtctccctgtttgtcagcactggtatgttttcctacctgaagcctccctccatgtcctccccatccctggatctggtggtggcagttctgtactcggtggtgcctcca
- the LOC139673892 gene encoding olfactory receptor 14J1-like, with protein MPNSSSISHFLLLPLADTRQLQLLHLWVFLGISLAALLGNGLIISAVACDHHLHTPMHFFLLNLSLTDLGCICTTVPKAMHNSLWDTTTISYMGCAAQVFFLILFLGAEFSLLTIMCYDRYVAICKPLHYGTLLGSRACAHMAAAAWASGFLNALLLTANTFSLPLCQGNALGQFFCEIPQILKLSCSHSYLRELGLIVLSAFLVFGCFIFIVFSYVQIFRAVLRIPSEQGRHKAFSTCLPHLAVVSLFISTAVFAHLKPPTISSPSLDLALSVLYSVIPPALNPFIYSLRNKELKDAVRKIMT; from the coding sequence atgcccaacagcagctccatcagccacttcctcctcctgccattggcagacacgcggcagctgcagctcctgcacttgtgggtcttcctgggcatctccctggctgccctcctgggcaacggcctcatcatcagcgccgtagcctgcgaccaccacctgcacacccccatgcacttcttcctgctcaacctgtccctcacagacctgggctgcatctgtaccactgtccccaaagccatgcacaactccctctgggacaccacaaccatctcctacatgggatgtgctgcacaggtgttcttccttattttattcCTTGGAGCAGAGTTttctctcctcaccatcatgtgctacgaccgctacgttgccatttgcaaacccctgcactacgggaccctcctgggcagcagagcttgtgcccacatggcagcagctgcctgggccagtggctttctcaatgctctgctgctcacagccaatacattttccctgcccctgtgccagggcaatgccctgggccagttcttctgtgaaatcccccagatcctcaagctctcttgctcacactcctacctcagggaacttgggcttaTTGTGCTTAGTGCCTTTTTAGtctttggttgtttcattttcatagttttctcctatgtgcagatcttcagggctgtgctgaggatcccctctgagcagggacggcacaaagccttttccacgtgcctccctcacctggccgtggtctccctgtttatcAGCACTGCTGTATTTGCCCACCTTAAGCCTCCCACTatctcctccccatctctggacCTGGcattgtcagttctgtactcggtgattcctccagcactgaaccccttcatctacagcctgagaaataaggaactcaaggatgctgtgaggaaaataatGACTTGA